The Triticum aestivum cultivar Chinese Spring chromosome 7B, IWGSC CS RefSeq v2.1, whole genome shotgun sequence genome window below encodes:
- the LOC123162029 gene encoding uncharacterized protein: protein MSFEEVRRRRLEALVASCIKKFRTKKPEGYKEWSWRKKPYCGCDIFPGVLTQGNRNVCQFCAVTSAGQMELNAKFAKWSKSTCRLRFQWESLLTRFFELNGFIPESDHGEEERKMMELKYIVQDESIYDWDDASAWCFENLGVLADGDKAVVQYPLMSASNMYRRFSTTTDDKIKEIMENSRLVSKDNTDVNVGIDGYKYFEDLTLQEIWDYVENGRAVVAGVLAGKNFDYLKPDEIYAWIPKTKVENGVRKWFDKPVAHAIVLMGNGNAGPLMQHEQYHPFLNSYGEEYAGGGVGSLFAKALYGGFTLLEVNDKLKHVKTTMCDLNDDFPRPKLYEDGPPSATSSSPPGIHAVTARPAPHVGSRSLQRLGRSTAEYDSAVPLYRPPPLRNRLPCPDGEKCA, encoded by the exons ATGAGTTTCGAGGAAGTGAGGCGACGACGCTTGGAGGCATT GGTGGCTAGTTGTATAAAGAAGTTCAGGACGAAGAAGCCTGAAGGGTACAAGGAGTGGTCATGGCGGAAGAAGCCATATTGTGGTTGTGATATATTTCCCGGTGTGCTGACCCAGGGAAACCGAAACGTCTGCCAATTCTGTGCTGTCACATCAgctgggcaaatggagctgaatgcAAAGTTCGCCAAGTGGAGCAAATCAACGTGCAGATTGAGGTTTCAGTGGGAATCACTTTTGACACGCTTTTTTGAGTTGAATGGATTCATACCAGAATCAGAccatggagaagaggagaggaaaatgaTGGAGCTAAAGTATATCGTTCAAGATGAGTCTATATATGATTGGGATGATGCGAGTGCCTGGTGTTTCGAGAACCTAGGTGTGTTGGCTGATGGTGACAAGGCAGTGGTGCAATATCCACTAATGTCAGCCTCCAACATGTATAGGAGATTCTCGACAACTACCGATGATAAGATAAAGGAAATCATGGAGAACTCGCGTCTTGTGTCCAAGGATAATACTGATGTCAACGTAGGAATTGATGGTTACAAGTATTTCGAGGACCTGACACTGCAGGAGATCTGGGACTACGTGGAAAACGGTAGAGCTGTTGTGGCTGGGGTTCTTGCCGGGAAGAATTTTGACTATCTTAAACCGGATGAAATTTATGCATGGATTCCGAAGACCAAAGTTGAGAATGGAGTGAGGAAATGGTTTGATAAACCAGTCGCTCACGCAATAGTTCTGATGGGAAACGGGAACGCTGGACCTCTGATGCAACATGAGCAGTATCATCCCTTCCTCAATTCCTATGGAGAGGAATATGCTGGAGGTGGTGTTGGATCTCTGTTTGCCAAGGCACTATATGGTGGATTCACTCTCTTGGAAGTGAATGACAAGCTAAAGCATGTCAAAACCACAATGTGTGACCTTAATGATGATTTTCCTCGTCCAAAGCTGTACGAGGATggtcctccgtctgccacctccTCTTCACCTCCAGGCATCCATGCCGTCACTGCTCGTCCGGCTCCTCATGTCGGGTCCCGTTCACTGCAACGCCTGGGGCGGTCTACTGCTGAGTACGACTCTGCCGTACCACTCTACCGCCCGCCTCCACTCCGCAATCGCTTGCCCTGCCCAGATGGAGAAAAGTGCGCATAG